A portion of the Rhodanobacter sp. AS-Z3 genome contains these proteins:
- a CDS encoding CDP-glycerol glycerophosphotransferase family protein, with product MSKPRHYLFFVEQSYAFEILRPLQQAARARGAEVAWFLNGLSVDSLQQDERQLRSVGEVQAFQPDAVFAPGNEVPLSFPGLKVQVFHGFGIEKKGHFRIRGMFDLFCTFGPLTTDPFLRLAEQHGWFKVVETGWPKMDTLFNFPVAATTDERKHILYAPTFSPSMTSAPALAEAIAGIVARRDWHWTVKFHPKMASEFAAPIRAIHGKNFEISSSTALLPLLHQADVMLTDTSSAAAEFMLLGKPVVAFRNRMPGPHLVNVDTPEELERALRDVLEGRDPSRQARDHYAEQMHPYRDGRSSERVLDAVEAMLVEGRTGLRRKPWSLLRRFKYWRELPR from the coding sequence ATGTCGAAACCGCGTCATTACCTGTTTTTCGTGGAACAGTCCTATGCCTTTGAAATCCTGCGGCCGCTGCAACAGGCTGCAAGGGCACGTGGTGCGGAGGTGGCCTGGTTCCTGAATGGGTTGTCGGTCGACTCACTCCAGCAGGACGAGCGCCAGTTGCGCTCCGTGGGCGAGGTGCAGGCCTTCCAGCCCGACGCGGTGTTTGCTCCGGGCAATGAAGTGCCGTTGTCGTTTCCCGGCCTGAAAGTGCAGGTGTTCCACGGTTTTGGTATCGAGAAAAAGGGCCACTTCCGCATCCGCGGGATGTTCGATCTGTTTTGCACGTTCGGCCCGTTGACCACTGATCCCTTCCTGCGACTGGCCGAGCAGCACGGATGGTTCAAGGTGGTCGAAACCGGTTGGCCGAAGATGGACACCTTGTTCAACTTTCCAGTCGCCGCGACCACCGATGAGCGCAAGCACATTCTCTACGCGCCAACGTTCAGTCCATCGATGACCTCGGCACCCGCGCTGGCCGAAGCGATCGCCGGCATCGTGGCTCGACGGGACTGGCACTGGACGGTGAAGTTCCATCCCAAGATGGCCAGTGAATTCGCCGCGCCGATCCGGGCGATCCACGGAAAGAACTTCGAGATCTCGTCAAGCACGGCATTGTTGCCGCTGCTGCACCAGGCTGACGTGATGCTCACCGATACCTCGTCGGCCGCCGCAGAATTCATGCTGCTGGGCAAACCGGTCGTCGCCTTCCGCAACCGCATGCCGGGGCCGCATCTGGTCAACGTCGATACGCCGGAGGAGCTCGAGCGCGCGTTGCGGGATGTGCTGGAGGGACGAGATCCCTCGCGGCAGGCGCGCGACCATTACGCCGAGCAGATGCATCCCTACCGCGACGGCCGTTCGAGTGAGCGGGTGCTCGACGCCGTCGAAGCCATGCTGGTCGAAGGGCGGACTGGCTTGCGGCGCAAGCCGTGGAGTCTGTTGCGGCGCTTCAAGTACTGGCGCGAATTGCCCCGGTAG
- a CDS encoding O-antigen ligase family protein: MQATLNSWKGWTLSILVALVPLSVSIDIRLKALPAAALFLAGLASIARFRQVRDSYRSASSVVWAILAMTLFMIINATLHHSGWRPLDSPAHLLLYLVAAAAFALPLRMSLVWAGFSLTAATLGLICVIQFSVLDIDRPYGLNGGASASIALATVLLGLSLLAMSQLFHSMACTAEKILHATAVLLSLFGALLTQSRGPLLAFLPMAVFLLFLQSWRTGRWRRSLLMVGGFCCLACVTAFVLHGSLLARFESIRPEVATFEHHDQTPGAVRERLAMWRTASHAFVEHPLTGIGPNQFEEYARTEIQAGRSSPIIAGYNQPHNQYLQAASSGGIPGVLVLLLVFLVPLRYFARHVRDSDDGVGLPAAAGMAVIGLYVLCALTDSVFYRVMPQSFYFFTISGLALLIARRLNMRTDRPENAHWGRAHGGRLALPNGTPPVIEQKQTD, encoded by the coding sequence ATGCAAGCAACACTGAATTCATGGAAGGGCTGGACCCTGTCGATTCTGGTCGCCTTGGTACCACTGTCGGTTTCGATCGACATACGCCTCAAGGCACTCCCGGCAGCAGCCCTTTTTCTTGCCGGCCTGGCGAGCATCGCGCGTTTTCGTCAGGTACGTGACAGTTATCGCAGCGCGTCGTCCGTCGTGTGGGCAATCCTGGCGATGACACTCTTCATGATCATCAACGCCACCCTGCACCACAGTGGCTGGCGACCGCTGGATAGCCCCGCCCATCTGCTGCTGTATCTGGTCGCGGCAGCTGCGTTCGCCCTACCCTTGCGAATGTCCCTGGTCTGGGCAGGCTTCAGCCTGACCGCGGCGACGCTTGGCCTGATTTGTGTGATTCAGTTCAGCGTGCTGGATATCGACCGTCCGTATGGTTTGAATGGCGGCGCGTCCGCTTCGATTGCGCTGGCCACGGTACTGCTCGGATTGAGTCTGCTGGCGATGTCGCAGTTGTTCCACAGCATGGCTTGCACGGCGGAAAAAATACTGCATGCAACAGCGGTATTGCTGAGCTTGTTCGGAGCCTTGCTGACACAAAGCCGCGGCCCCTTGCTGGCGTTCCTCCCGATGGCGGTGTTTTTGCTGTTCTTGCAGAGCTGGCGCACGGGCCGCTGGCGCCGCTCCCTGCTTATGGTTGGCGGGTTTTGTTGCCTTGCCTGTGTCACCGCCTTCGTTCTGCATGGAAGCTTGCTTGCCCGCTTCGAGTCGATCCGTCCGGAAGTGGCTACGTTCGAGCACCACGACCAGACCCCGGGTGCCGTGCGCGAGCGATTGGCCATGTGGCGCACTGCCAGCCACGCCTTCGTCGAACACCCGCTGACGGGCATCGGGCCAAACCAGTTCGAAGAATATGCGCGCACCGAGATCCAGGCTGGCCGCAGCAGCCCGATCATTGCGGGCTACAACCAGCCGCACAATCAATACCTGCAGGCAGCGTCCAGCGGCGGCATTCCGGGTGTTCTGGTGCTGTTGCTGGTTTTCCTGGTGCCACTACGCTACTTCGCACGACACGTGCGCGACAGCGACGACGGCGTGGGATTGCCTGCCGCTGCCGGCATGGCCGTGATTGGTCTTTACGTACTATGCGCCTTGACCGATAGCGTGTTCTATCGGGTGATGCCGCAATCCTTCTATTTTTTCACCATCAGCGGCCTCGCCTTGCTGATCGCGCGGCGCTTGAACATGCGCACGGACCGACCTGAAAACGCTCATTGGGGGAGAGCACATGGCGGTCGACTCGCCCTGCCGAACGGCACGCCTCCCGTGATCGAGCAAAAGCAGACCGACTAG
- the rsmB gene encoding 16S rRNA (cytosine(967)-C(5))-methyltransferase RsmB — translation MKTDTRALAARGLAEIAMRGASLREVMQRDAPKLADPRDRALLMALLSEGARWWLRFDAAVDGLLEKSLRHKDPAVHALLVLGMVQLEILELQDYAAVAATVEAVRALKRPQLAGLVNAVLRRWQRERETLLTQLDAKAQTRHSHPQWLANALQRDWPEQAEAVMAADNGEPPLMLRVNRQRSERNALIEQLNAAGYAALPHPWLADALVLPHSADVTRMPGFEDGWFAVQDGAAQVAADLAELHDGLRVLDACAAPGGKACHLLERANIDLTALEFDAPRAERIRENLMRLRLNAKVVIGDAGAPAGWWKGQPFDRILIDAPCSATGVLRRRPDVRLHRRESDISNMHAQQRRILSALWPLLAPGGRLIYITCSVLRAENEVIVDELLASQADAEAVTFKLPAGQPAAVGWQILPGDGDLDGMYYAVLAKRIHG, via the coding sequence ATGAAAACCGACACGCGCGCCCTGGCGGCCCGGGGCCTTGCCGAAATCGCGATGCGCGGCGCCTCACTGCGCGAAGTCATGCAGCGTGACGCGCCGAAGCTGGCCGATCCGCGCGATCGCGCGCTGCTGATGGCACTGCTCAGTGAAGGTGCGCGCTGGTGGTTGCGCTTCGACGCCGCGGTCGACGGCTTGCTGGAAAAGTCGCTCCGGCACAAGGACCCGGCCGTGCATGCCCTGTTGGTGCTCGGCATGGTCCAGCTGGAAATTCTGGAACTGCAGGATTACGCCGCCGTGGCCGCCACGGTCGAAGCCGTGCGCGCGCTGAAGCGCCCGCAACTGGCCGGCCTGGTCAACGCCGTGCTGCGCCGCTGGCAGCGCGAACGCGAAACTCTGTTGACTCAACTCGACGCCAAAGCACAAACCCGCCATTCGCACCCCCAATGGCTGGCCAATGCCTTGCAGCGTGACTGGCCCGAGCAAGCCGAAGCAGTGATGGCCGCCGATAACGGCGAGCCGCCGCTGATGCTGCGGGTCAATCGCCAGCGCAGCGAGCGCAATGCGCTGATCGAACAGTTGAATGCTGCCGGTTACGCCGCCTTGCCGCATCCGTGGCTGGCCGATGCGCTGGTCCTGCCACACAGCGCCGACGTCACCCGCATGCCCGGCTTTGAAGACGGCTGGTTCGCGGTGCAGGATGGCGCCGCCCAGGTCGCCGCCGATCTGGCGGAGCTGCACGACGGCTTGCGCGTACTGGATGCCTGCGCCGCGCCAGGCGGCAAAGCGTGTCACCTGCTCGAGCGCGCCAACATCGACCTGACCGCGCTGGAATTCGACGCACCACGCGCCGAGCGCATCCGTGAAAACCTGATGCGGTTGCGCCTGAATGCCAAGGTGGTTATCGGTGACGCCGGTGCCCCGGCGGGCTGGTGGAAAGGCCAGCCGTTCGATCGCATCCTGATTGACGCACCGTGTTCGGCCACCGGCGTTCTGCGCCGCCGACCTGACGTGCGCCTGCACCGACGCGAAAGCGACATTTCCAACATGCACGCACAGCAGCGACGCATCCTCTCCGCGCTGTGGCCGCTGCTGGCACCGGGTGGACGACTGATTTACATCACCTGCTCGGTGCTGCGCGCGGAAAACGAGGTCATCGTGGACGAGCTGCTGGCCAGCCAGGCCGACGCTGAAGCCGTGACGTTCAAGCTGCCAGCGGGACAGCCTGCCGCGGTCGGCTGGCAGATCCTGCCCGGCGACGGCGACCTTGATGGCATGTATTACGCCGTGCTGGCGAAGCGGATTCACGGATGA
- the fmt gene encoding methionyl-tRNA formyltransferase, whose amino-acid sequence MAEPGLRILFAGTPEFSVPCLEACRASGAEVVAVYTQPDRPAGRGRRLTPSPVKQAALDAGITVEQPESLKSSEVQQALAAYQPDLLVVVAYGLILPRKVLAIPQLGCWNVHASLLPRWRGAAPIQRAILAGDSESGVDLMQMEAGLDTGPVMLQRRTPIHGEDTGGSLHDRLSQLGADVLAQGLRRTLAGETLSASPQSEDGVTYAHKLDKAEAKLDFSRPAMALELQVRAFDPWPVAEGEIAGETLRIWAAKAIAQDHHGQPGDVLSAGRHGIDLACGSGVLRINAVQRAGGKRISAVDYLNARPELRRAP is encoded by the coding sequence CTGGCTGAACCGGGCTTGCGCATCCTCTTCGCCGGCACGCCCGAATTCTCCGTGCCCTGCCTGGAGGCCTGCCGCGCCAGTGGCGCCGAGGTGGTGGCCGTCTACACCCAACCCGACCGTCCGGCAGGACGCGGCCGCAGGCTGACCCCCAGTCCGGTCAAGCAAGCCGCGCTGGATGCCGGCATCACCGTCGAGCAACCGGAGTCGCTGAAATCCAGCGAAGTGCAGCAGGCGCTGGCCGCGTATCAACCCGATCTGCTGGTCGTGGTTGCCTACGGCCTGATCCTGCCGCGCAAGGTGTTGGCAATTCCGCAACTCGGCTGCTGGAACGTGCACGCCAGCCTGCTGCCACGCTGGCGCGGCGCCGCGCCGATCCAGCGCGCGATTCTGGCTGGCGACAGCGAGAGCGGCGTCGACCTGATGCAAATGGAAGCCGGCCTGGATACCGGCCCGGTGATGCTGCAACGGCGAACGCCCATCCATGGCGAAGACACCGGTGGCTCGCTGCACGACCGCCTGTCACAACTTGGCGCCGACGTGCTGGCTCAAGGCCTGCGCCGCACACTGGCCGGCGAGACACTGTCGGCGTCGCCGCAATCCGAAGATGGCGTGACCTACGCGCACAAGCTGGACAAGGCTGAAGCGAAGCTCGACTTCAGCCGTCCAGCGATGGCGCTGGAGTTGCAGGTACGCGCCTTCGATCCGTGGCCGGTAGCCGAGGGCGAAATCGCCGGCGAGACCTTGCGGATATGGGCAGCCAAGGCAATCGCCCAGGATCACCACGGGCAACCCGGCGACGTGCTGAGCGCCGGGCGCCATGGCATCGACCTGGCCTGTGGCTCCGGCGTGTTGCGCATCAACGCGGTACAGCGTGCTGGCGGCAAGCGCATCAGTGCGGTCGACTATCTCAACGCACGACCCGAATTGCGGCGGGCACCATGA
- the def gene encoding peptide deformylase produces MSLLSILEFPDPRLRTRAEPVTVFDAKLKQFVADLYETMYAANGVGLAATQVNVHQRVLVADMSDERNEPLVLINARILEKDGSQVYQEGCLSFPGLYADVTRALAVKVQAQDADGKEVIIEVEGPLAVCIQHEMDHLEGKVFVDYLSPLKRALLLKRLEKHRKQAVGA; encoded by the coding sequence ATGTCCCTGTTATCCATTCTTGAGTTCCCCGATCCGCGCCTGCGCACCCGTGCCGAGCCGGTGACCGTGTTCGACGCGAAGCTGAAGCAGTTCGTGGCCGACCTGTATGAAACCATGTATGCCGCCAATGGCGTCGGCCTGGCCGCTACCCAGGTGAACGTGCACCAGCGCGTGCTGGTGGCCGACATGAGCGACGAACGCAATGAGCCGCTGGTGTTGATCAACGCCCGCATCCTCGAGAAGGATGGTTCGCAGGTTTATCAGGAAGGCTGCCTGTCCTTTCCCGGCCTGTATGCCGACGTGACGCGCGCGCTGGCCGTGAAGGTGCAGGCGCAGGATGCCGACGGCAAGGAAGTCATCATCGAGGTTGAAGGTCCGCTGGCGGTATGTATCCAGCACGAGATGGATCATCTGGAGGGCAAGGTGTTCGTCGACTACCTGTCGCCATTGAAGCGCGCGCTGTTGCTGAAGCGCCTGGAAAAACACCGCAAGCAGGCGGTTGGTGCTTGA
- a CDS encoding LysM peptidoglycan-binding domain-containing protein has translation MIKKIIVLLAGMLVTVAVYAAGAQLRADHPDSYTVRRGDTLWAISAKFLAKPWLWPEIWQANPQVRNPHLIYPGDVLNLSFINGPHLGLQPSVRREGDAIPAIPLSELKMFLKDMRVMDSNAVSSAPYVVGLEESRLRGAVGQNLYVRGLQGDAGQRWAIVRPTHVFRGFEQGDPKDAENGIVAHDMDSNAAMVNAPWSENSRNDGHYGKGDDLGVEVSVIGTAETLRTGDPATLLLLDATKEIRSGDRVMPIDDAPYDAYYYPHAAKSIPNNAKVIGLADAMVAAGPQQVVMLSVGSRDGIDNGSTFAVFQPGETIHDDVASNSMRRSFGEKVKLPDEYLGHVMVFRTFDRVSYGLVMDSLRPISIGAKLTTPQ, from the coding sequence ATGATCAAGAAAATTATCGTGTTGCTGGCCGGTATGCTGGTCACTGTGGCGGTCTATGCAGCGGGAGCTCAGCTTCGTGCCGACCACCCCGACAGCTACACCGTCCGTCGTGGCGACACGTTATGGGCCATTTCTGCCAAGTTCCTGGCCAAGCCATGGCTGTGGCCGGAGATCTGGCAGGCCAACCCGCAGGTGCGCAACCCGCATCTGATCTATCCGGGTGACGTGCTCAACCTGTCATTCATCAATGGCCCGCACCTTGGTCTGCAGCCGAGTGTCCGTCGCGAAGGCGATGCGATCCCGGCGATCCCCCTGTCCGAACTGAAAATGTTCCTCAAGGACATGCGGGTGATGGATTCAAATGCGGTCAGTTCGGCGCCTTACGTGGTGGGTCTCGAAGAATCCCGTCTGCGTGGCGCTGTTGGCCAGAACCTTTACGTTCGCGGTTTGCAGGGTGACGCTGGCCAGCGCTGGGCCATCGTGCGGCCGACCCACGTGTTTCGTGGTTTCGAGCAGGGTGACCCGAAGGACGCCGAGAACGGCATCGTTGCCCACGACATGGACAGCAATGCGGCGATGGTCAATGCGCCGTGGAGTGAAAACTCCCGCAACGACGGCCACTACGGCAAGGGCGACGACCTGGGTGTCGAAGTCAGCGTGATCGGCACCGCCGAGACGCTGCGCACGGGTGATCCGGCAACCTTGCTGCTGTTGGACGCGACCAAGGAGATCCGCAGTGGCGACCGCGTCATGCCGATCGACGACGCGCCGTACGACGCGTACTACTACCCGCATGCAGCCAAGTCGATCCCGAACAACGCCAAGGTGATTGGTCTTGCCGATGCGATGGTTGCGGCCGGTCCGCAGCAGGTGGTGATGCTGTCAGTGGGTTCGCGCGATGGCATCGACAACGGCAGCACCTTTGCGGTGTTCCAGCCAGGCGAAACGATCCACGACGACGTGGCCAGCAACAGCATGCGCCGCAGCTTTGGCGAGAAGGTCAAACTGCCCGACGAATATCTCGGTCATGTCATGGTGTTCCGCACCTTTGACCGAGTCAGCTACGGCCTGGTCATGGACAGCCTGCGCCCGATCAGCATTGGCGCCAAGTTGACCACGCCGCAATAA
- the dprA gene encoding DNA-processing protein DprA yields MTMDDLEELRAWLIALRTPNFGPGGLRARLDAANGDIQTALEQLRRHAASLEAPAQAWLAHPDQGQLDADLAWLAEPGHCLLRCTEADFPPLLENIPQPPAALFVVGDSSLLLYPQVAVVGARAASSSGRAHARAFAMALADAGFAITSGMADGIDGAAHLAALDAGAKTLAVIGTGPDRVYPRKHHALARRIAAEGAMVSEFPPGTAARPDHFPRRNRIISGLSLGTLVIEAGLNSGSLITARLAAEQGREVFALPGSIHDPLARGCHRLIRDGARLVETAAEIIETLAPAACMLGGELAARLSSAEVSGEAFSEAAKGSECGLSLAHNDPEYRLLLTELGHAPATLDELVQRTGQSASVLSSMLLMLELDARVESLAGNRYQRLPDR; encoded by the coding sequence ATGACCATGGATGATCTGGAAGAGCTGCGCGCGTGGCTGATTGCCTTGCGGACACCGAACTTCGGGCCGGGTGGTCTGCGTGCGCGCCTGGATGCAGCGAATGGTGACATCCAGACGGCACTTGAGCAGCTGCGACGGCATGCGGCATCGCTGGAGGCGCCTGCGCAGGCTTGGCTGGCGCATCCCGACCAGGGGCAGCTGGACGCGGATCTTGCGTGGCTGGCCGAGCCTGGCCATTGCCTGCTGCGCTGCACGGAAGCGGATTTTCCGCCATTGCTGGAAAACATTCCGCAGCCGCCAGCGGCATTGTTTGTTGTCGGCGACAGCAGCCTGCTGCTGTATCCACAGGTGGCTGTGGTTGGCGCGCGTGCCGCCAGCAGCAGCGGTCGGGCGCATGCAAGGGCGTTTGCGATGGCGCTGGCCGATGCGGGGTTTGCCATCACCAGTGGCATGGCCGACGGTATTGATGGGGCGGCCCATCTGGCCGCGCTCGACGCGGGTGCAAAGACACTGGCCGTTATCGGCACCGGACCGGATCGGGTCTACCCACGCAAGCACCACGCGCTGGCCCGACGCATAGCGGCCGAAGGCGCGATGGTCAGTGAATTCCCGCCCGGCACGGCAGCTCGTCCGGACCATTTTCCGCGGCGTAACCGGATCATTTCCGGCCTGTCGCTGGGTACCCTGGTGATCGAAGCGGGCCTGAATTCCGGCTCGCTGATTACAGCGCGTCTGGCCGCTGAACAGGGGCGTGAAGTATTCGCCCTGCCCGGATCCATCCACGATCCATTGGCTCGTGGCTGCCACCGACTGATCCGTGACGGCGCGCGCCTGGTAGAGACTGCGGCGGAAATTATCGAGACATTGGCGCCCGCAGCGTGCATGCTTGGCGGTGAATTGGCTGCTCGGCTCAGTTCCGCTGAGGTCAGTGGAGAGGCCTTTTCGGAGGCCGCCAAAGGCTCGGAATGCGGCCTCTCACTCGCGCACAACGATCCAGAATATCGACTGCTTTTGACGGAACTTGGCCACGCTCCGGCGACGTTGGACGAACTTGTGCAGCGTACCGGGCAGTCAGCCAGCGTACTTTCGTCGATGCTCTTGATGCTGGAGCTGGACGCCCGGGTAGAGAGCCTGGCGGGCAACCGCTACCAGCGTCTACCCGATCGGTAG
- a CDS encoding DNA topoisomerase I: MAKNLLIVESPAKAKTINKYLGKDFQVLASYGHVRDLRPKEGAVDTEHGFAMAYEVIERNEKHVEAIAKAAKLADDIYLATDLDREGEAISWHISEILNERGLTKGKHLHRVVFSEITPKAIKAAVAAPRQLSHDLVNAQQARRALDYLVGFNLSPVLWRKVQRGLSAGRVQSPALRMIVEREEEIEAFKAREYWTIEAQLQHVDGDFTARLSRLNGKKFEQFDLTNEADAHAAREALKAATRGQLMVSEVSSKERKRRPAAPFTTSTLQQEAARKLGFTTSRTMKVAQGLYEGVVLGSEGSVGLITYMRTDSTMLGDDAMAELRQLITRDFGGHALPDAPQVYKTKSKNAQEAHEAIRPTSAMYTPKSIAAFLSDDQRKLYELIWKRTVACQMIHATLNTVSVEFAVAHVAGGDASFRASGTTVIDPGFLAVYEEGSDQKKADDDDEGRRLPRLEKGEAVPLHEIAADQHFTEPPPRYSEASLVKALEEHGIGRPSTYASIIQVLQNREYVYLDSRRFKPSDVGRAVSKFLTQHFTQYVDYDFTAKLEDELDAVSRGEEAWVPLMERFWIPFKQQVDEKAESVDRSEATGARELGIDPKSGKPVFVRLGRFGPYAAIGDKDSEEKLQFASLRPGQSMHTIELADALELFKLPRKLGQAENGDEVSVAIGRFGPFVKQGSTYASMKPEDDPYTIELPRALQIVAEKLEMLANRLILDFGNGVQVLNGRYGAYITDGEKNARIPKEQEPKELTEAQCLELLAAAPARKPGRFGKKTAAKKAVAKKAAPAKKTAVKKAATKKAPAKKTAAKKAATKKTASKTAAAKKPAAKKAAGGKAEG, encoded by the coding sequence ATGGCAAAAAACCTGCTCATCGTCGAATCACCGGCCAAGGCCAAGACGATCAACAAATACCTCGGCAAGGACTTTCAGGTTCTCGCCTCCTACGGTCACGTGCGTGACTTGAGGCCAAAAGAGGGTGCGGTCGACACCGAGCATGGTTTTGCCATGGCCTATGAAGTCATCGAACGCAACGAAAAACACGTTGAGGCGATTGCCAAGGCGGCCAAACTCGCTGATGACATCTATCTCGCGACCGACTTGGATCGCGAAGGCGAGGCGATCAGCTGGCATATCAGCGAGATTCTCAACGAGCGTGGGCTGACCAAGGGCAAACATCTGCACCGGGTGGTCTTCTCGGAGATCACGCCAAAAGCGATCAAGGCCGCGGTGGCGGCACCTCGGCAGTTGTCGCACGATCTGGTCAATGCGCAGCAGGCGCGCCGTGCGCTGGACTATCTGGTCGGCTTCAACCTGTCGCCGGTGCTGTGGCGCAAGGTGCAACGCGGCTTGTCTGCCGGCCGCGTGCAGTCGCCTGCGTTGCGCATGATCGTCGAGCGCGAGGAAGAGATCGAGGCATTCAAGGCCCGCGAATACTGGACCATCGAGGCGCAGCTGCAGCACGTCGATGGCGATTTTACCGCGCGCCTGTCGCGACTCAACGGCAAGAAGTTCGAGCAGTTCGACCTTACCAATGAGGCCGATGCGCACGCCGCACGCGAAGCACTGAAGGCAGCGACGCGCGGCCAGCTCATGGTCAGCGAAGTCAGCTCCAAAGAGCGCAAGCGCCGCCCTGCCGCACCATTCACTACGTCCACCCTGCAGCAGGAGGCGGCGCGCAAGCTCGGCTTCACCACCAGCCGCACTATGAAGGTGGCGCAGGGTCTGTACGAGGGCGTGGTGCTGGGCAGCGAGGGCAGCGTCGGCCTGATTACCTACATGCGTACCGACTCGACCATGCTTGGTGACGACGCCATGGCCGAGCTGCGCCAGCTGATCACCCGTGACTTCGGCGGTCATGCGCTGCCAGACGCGCCGCAGGTGTACAAGACGAAGTCGAAGAACGCGCAGGAAGCGCATGAGGCGATCCGGCCAACGTCGGCGATGTATACGCCGAAATCCATTGCAGCCTTCCTCAGCGACGACCAGCGAAAACTGTACGAATTGATCTGGAAGCGTACGGTCGCCTGCCAGATGATCCACGCCACCTTGAACACCGTGTCGGTGGAGTTCGCCGTAGCGCATGTTGCTGGCGGGGACGCTTCGTTCCGCGCCAGTGGCACCACCGTGATTGATCCTGGCTTTCTGGCAGTCTACGAAGAAGGCAGCGACCAGAAGAAAGCGGATGACGACGACGAAGGCCGTCGCCTGCCACGACTGGAAAAAGGCGAGGCGGTGCCACTACATGAAATTGCCGCCGACCAGCACTTCACCGAACCGCCGCCGCGCTACTCCGAAGCCAGCTTGGTCAAGGCGCTGGAAGAACATGGCATCGGTCGCCCGTCGACCTACGCCAGCATCATCCAGGTGTTGCAGAACCGCGAGTATGTCTACCTCGACAGTCGTCGCTTCAAGCCCAGCGACGTCGGTCGCGCCGTCAGCAAATTCCTGACCCAGCACTTCACGCAGTACGTCGACTACGACTTCACTGCCAAGCTGGAAGATGAGCTGGACGCGGTCAGTCGCGGTGAAGAGGCGTGGGTACCGTTGATGGAGCGCTTCTGGATTCCGTTCAAGCAGCAGGTGGACGAAAAGGCCGAGTCGGTTGACCGCAGCGAGGCTACCGGAGCGCGCGAGCTGGGCATCGATCCGAAGAGCGGCAAGCCGGTGTTCGTGCGGTTGGGGCGCTTCGGGCCGTATGCCGCGATCGGCGACAAGGACAGCGAGGAGAAATTGCAGTTCGCCTCGCTGCGTCCGGGCCAGAGCATGCACACCATTGAACTGGCAGATGCGCTGGAACTGTTCAAGCTGCCGCGCAAGCTGGGCCAGGCGGAAAATGGCGACGAGGTCAGCGTGGCGATTGGCCGCTTCGGGCCGTTTGTGAAGCAGGGCAGCACCTATGCTTCGATGAAGCCCGAGGATGATCCGTACACCATCGAGCTGCCGCGCGCCTTGCAGATCGTGGCCGAGAAGCTGGAGATGCTGGCGAACCGGCTGATCCTGGATTTCGGCAACGGCGTGCAGGTGCTCAACGGTCGCTATGGCGCCTACATCACCGACGGCGAGAAGAATGCGCGTATTCCCAAGGAGCAGGAGCCGAAGGAGCTGACTGAAGCGCAGTGCCTTGAGCTGCTGGCTGCTGCGCCCGCGCGCAAACCCGGGCGCTTCGGCAAGAAGACGGCGGCCAAGAAGGCGGTCGCCAAGAAGGCCGCTCCGGCCAAGAAGACGGCAGTGAAGAAGGCGGCGACCAAGAAAGCGCCGGCGAAAAAGACGGCGGCGAAAAAGGCCGCTACCAAGAAGACCGCCAGCAAAACAGCCGCCGCCAAAAAGCCTGCCGCGAAGAAAGCCGCTGGCGGCAAAGCCGAGGGTTGA
- a CDS encoding Sua5/YciO/YrdC/YwlC family protein, which produces MLQRFTLAELDAAALILQDGGVLAYPTEAVFGLGCNPHDRVAFERLFALKQRPATQGVLLIAADFGQVERYIDLAGVPDAVLQQVRASWPGPHTWIFPRSAVVPDWVAGLHAGIALRVTAHEPAAALCRAFGGALVSTSANPHGQPSARAAQVVEDYFGNALDGLLDAPLGGQLSPTVIRDALSGTIIRA; this is translated from the coding sequence GTGCTGCAGCGTTTCACCCTCGCCGAGCTTGATGCCGCCGCGCTGATATTGCAGGACGGCGGCGTACTGGCCTACCCGACCGAGGCGGTGTTTGGGCTCGGCTGCAATCCCCATGATCGGGTGGCGTTCGAGCGGCTGTTTGCGCTGAAGCAGCGTCCGGCGACACAAGGTGTCCTGCTGATCGCCGCGGACTTCGGCCAGGTCGAACGCTATATTGATCTCGCCGGCGTGCCGGACGCCGTGTTGCAGCAGGTTCGTGCCAGCTGGCCGGGGCCACATACCTGGATCTTCCCGCGCTCGGCCGTGGTGCCCGACTGGGTTGCCGGCCTCCACGCCGGCATCGCGTTGCGCGTGACGGCCCACGAGCCGGCGGCTGCACTGTGCAGGGCTTTCGGTGGCGCGCTGGTGTCAACCAGCGCGAATCCGCACGGCCAGCCTTCGGCGCGTGCAGCGCAGGTAGTGGAAGATTATTTCGGAAATGCACTGGATGGACTGCTGGACGCCCCATTGGGTGGTCAGCTGAGCCCCACGGTGATTCGCGACGCGTTGTCTGGCACTATCATTCGCGCTTGA